One genomic window of Malaciobacter molluscorum LMG 25693 includes the following:
- a CDS encoding tetratricopeptide repeat protein encodes MIFRYFLLICFLFNLCFSITFDEAMQIEEKDGVIKALKLYKELAQQDNTAAINRLAYLYANGKGVPKNYEYSYIFLLKGSTLGDYKCAYDLAKLYLNKDTIYYDEVNAYNLLSDLANAKYAPAENLIGVLFLKGMIVQKDYKQAVKYFERASKQNYPLAHCYLSYMYATGKGVFVNFGRAHIFAKEGMKHNIKLCQKVYKDYNLKKYPEDKGFKFNFYTKPE; translated from the coding sequence ATGATTTTTAGGTATTTTCTTTTAATATGTTTTTTATTTAATTTATGTTTTTCAATAACATTTGATGAGGCTATGCAAATTGAAGAAAAAGATGGAGTAATAAAAGCTCTTAAATTATATAAAGAACTTGCGCAACAAGATAATACTGCTGCAATTAATAGACTTGCTTATTTATATGCAAATGGAAAAGGTGTACCTAAAAACTATGAATATAGTTATATATTTTTACTAAAAGGTTCTACTTTAGGTGATTATAAATGTGCATATGACCTTGCAAAACTATATTTAAATAAAGATACAATCTATTATGATGAAGTGAATGCTTATAATTTATTATCAGATTTAGCAAATGCAAAATATGCACCCGCTGAAAACTTGATAGGTGTATTATTTTTAAAAGGAATGATTGTACAAAAAGATTATAAACAAGCAGTTAAATATTTTGAAAGAGCATCAAAACAAAACTATCCTTTAGCTCATTGTTATTTATCATATATGTATGCTACAGGAAAAGGTGTGTTTGTTAATTTTGGTAGAGCCCATATTTTTGCAAAAGAAGGAATGAAACACAATATTAAATTATGTCAGAAAGTTTATAAAGACTATAACCTAAAAAAATATCCAGAAGACAAAGGTTTTAAATTTAATTTTTATACTAAACCAGAGTAA
- a CDS encoding alanine racemase — protein sequence MGKIVINKSNLFHNLDIISKKANGKDKVAVVLKDNAYGHGLLEIATLANEFGIKKAVVQTLDEAIKIEKLFEQILILAEEEIHTYSHTFHIAVNNIEQLKKLPKNTNVHLKIDTGMHRNGIAKNQLKEAIHGICRQNLNFTGLFTHHRASDILSTEFYWQRSNFSQIKQEVKEICEQLFLPLPKFHSANSSALFRIKNFDEDFARVGIATYGYLDTDTIFKNPELKPVMSLWAKKIATRVLEKGQRVGYGGVYEAPKNMITSTYDVGYGDGFLRLDGKHKYLTPKGYEILGKVSMDNLSINSEDEEVCIFDDVSKLADIHNTIRYEILATLNPNIKKEVI from the coding sequence TTGGGAAAGATTGTTATAAATAAATCAAACTTATTTCATAATTTAGATATTATTTCAAAAAAAGCAAATGGAAAAGATAAAGTTGCTGTTGTATTAAAAGATAATGCATATGGACATGGACTTTTAGAAATTGCAACATTAGCAAATGAGTTTGGTATAAAAAAAGCAGTAGTGCAAACACTAGATGAAGCAATAAAAATTGAAAAACTATTTGAACAAATATTAATTTTAGCTGAAGAGGAAATTCACACTTATTCACACACTTTTCACATAGCTGTAAACAATATTGAACAACTTAAAAAATTGCCCAAAAATACGAATGTTCATCTAAAAATTGATACAGGAATGCATAGAAATGGGATAGCTAAAAACCAGCTTAAAGAGGCTATTCATGGTATCTGCAGACAAAACTTAAATTTCACAGGGTTATTCACACACCATAGAGCTTCTGATATTTTATCAACAGAATTTTATTGGCAAAGGTCTAATTTTTCACAAATAAAACAAGAAGTGAAAGAAATATGTGAACAACTTTTTTTACCACTTCCTAAGTTTCATTCTGCTAATTCATCAGCTTTATTTAGAATTAAGAATTTTGATGAAGATTTTGCTAGAGTTGGGATTGCAACTTATGGATATTTAGATACAGACACTATCTTTAAAAACCCAGAATTAAAACCAGTTATGTCATTATGGGCAAAAAAAATAGCAACACGTGTTTTAGAAAAAGGTCAAAGAGTTGGTTATGGAGGTGTATATGAAGCACCTAAAAATATGATAACATCAACTTATGATGTTGGGTATGGTGATGGCTTTTTGAGATTAGATGGTAAACATAAATATTTAACTCCAAAAGGTTATGAAATATTAGGAAAAGTATCAATGGATAATTTAAGTATAAATAGTGAAGATGAAGAAGTTTGCATATTTGATGATGTATCAAAATTAGCAGATATTCATAATACAATAAGATATGAAATTCTAGCAACATTAAATCCAAATATAAAAAAAGAGGTCATATGA
- the uvrC gene encoding excinuclease ABC subunit UvrC, with protein sequence MNLEEKLKELPKDAGVYQYFDKDGHLLYVGKAKVLKNRVKSYFKFIPTLGPADKLSPRIYKMITEVKSLEWIVVPSEHDALILENSLIKQLKPKYNILLRDDKTYPYIIIDYKEDFPRLEITRKVLKDKNIKYFGPYSTGARDMLDSIYEIVPLVQKKSCVKAKEACLFHQIKKCYAPCVGKITKEEYSKIVDEALEYIYNKNKLLRKLNERMMQYSEEFRFEDAMKIRDRIKTIEKSQIHTGMDLATHENIDLFAIEVSKEKAVLVRMFFREGKLASSNHDYLKINQKELDIDLNEAYKRAIINYYDNEIPLLPKEIIVAHELEEIEDLEEFLKDRFEKNIPIVYPKRGKKTKIVEVALNNCKELLRLQNVNTSNIYEELKELFHFANIPTRFECYDNSHMMGQATVGGMITWEEKFLKKDYRHYNLEAKDEYSQMKETLMRRVDSFEKNPAPDVWVIDGGATLLNLAIDIRNSVGVNLDIIAIAKEKLDFKAHRAKGSAKDIIYFEKDNTIQRVDLLPSDKRLQFVQRLRDEAHRFAISFHKKQKRKEDSKISLLQIKGIGEAKVKKLLLYFGEFEKIKTASIEDLKAVLNEKDAKVLFNYFKEIKE encoded by the coding sequence ATGAACTTAGAAGAGAAATTAAAAGAGCTACCTAAAGATGCAGGTGTCTATCAGTACTTTGATAAAGATGGGCACCTTCTTTATGTAGGAAAAGCAAAAGTATTAAAAAATAGAGTAAAATCATATTTTAAATTTATACCTACTTTAGGACCTGCTGATAAATTAAGCCCTAGAATATATAAGATGATAACAGAAGTTAAATCTTTAGAATGGATTGTTGTTCCAAGTGAACATGATGCTTTAATACTTGAAAATTCACTTATAAAACAACTTAAACCCAAATATAATATTTTATTAAGAGATGATAAAACATACCCTTACATTATAATTGATTATAAAGAAGATTTTCCAAGATTAGAGATTACAAGAAAAGTTTTAAAAGATAAAAATATTAAATATTTTGGTCCATATTCAACAGGAGCAAGAGATATGCTTGATAGTATATATGAAATTGTTCCTTTGGTTCAAAAAAAATCATGTGTAAAAGCTAAAGAAGCATGCCTATTTCATCAAATAAAAAAATGTTATGCACCATGTGTTGGAAAAATCACAAAAGAAGAATATAGTAAAATAGTTGATGAAGCTTTAGAATATATTTATAATAAAAATAAATTATTAAGAAAATTAAATGAAAGAATGATGCAATATTCTGAAGAATTTAGATTTGAAGATGCAATGAAAATCAGAGATAGAATAAAAACAATTGAAAAATCTCAAATTCACACAGGAATGGATCTTGCTACACATGAAAATATAGATCTTTTTGCAATAGAAGTTTCTAAAGAAAAAGCAGTCTTAGTTAGAATGTTTTTTAGAGAAGGAAAATTAGCTTCAAGTAACCATGATTATTTAAAAATAAATCAAAAAGAACTTGATATTGATTTAAATGAAGCCTATAAAAGAGCAATTATAAATTACTATGATAATGAAATTCCCCTACTTCCTAAAGAGATTATTGTTGCGCATGAACTAGAAGAAATAGAAGATTTAGAAGAGTTCTTAAAAGATAGATTTGAAAAAAATATTCCAATTGTTTATCCTAAAAGAGGTAAAAAAACAAAAATAGTTGAAGTAGCATTAAATAATTGTAAAGAGTTATTAAGACTTCAAAATGTAAACACTTCAAATATTTATGAAGAATTAAAAGAGTTATTTCATTTTGCAAATATACCTACTAGATTTGAGTGTTATGATAATTCACATATGATGGGACAAGCAACAGTTGGTGGTATGATTACATGGGAAGAAAAATTTTTAAAAAAAGATTATCGACATTATAATTTAGAAGCAAAAGATGAATATTCTCAAATGAAAGAGACTCTAATGAGAAGAGTTGATAGTTTTGAAAAAAATCCAGCACCTGATGTTTGGGTAATAGATGGAGGAGCGACTCTTTTAAATCTAGCTATTGATATAAGAAATTCTGTTGGAGTAAACTTAGATATTATTGCTATTGCAAAAGAAAAACTTGATTTTAAAGCACATAGAGCAAAAGGTAGTGCAAAAGACATCATCTATTTTGAAAAAGACAATACAATACAAAGAGTTGATTTACTTCCAAGTGATAAAAGATTACAATTTGTACAAAGATTAAGAGATGAAGCACATAGATTTGCAATATCATTTCACAAAAAACAAAAAAGAAAAGAAGATAGTAAAATATCGTTATTACAAATAAAAGGAATAGGTGAAGCAAAAGTTAAAAAGCTTCTTTTATACTTTGGTGAATTTGAGAAAATTAAGACAGCTTCAATTGAGGATTTAAAAGCTGTATTAAACGAAAAAGATGCTAAGGTACTATTTAACTATTTTAAAGAAATCAAGGAATAA
- a CDS encoding DUF2059 domain-containing protein produces MKLRKIILPLFLALSLYANEAHDEAEKIITLINKNNNYDKIVEQLLKVQMQIKPQLRPFENVLREFFAKYINFNSIKEDLISLYTNRFTADELKEIRKFYESPVGKKTITELPKITYESNQIGIRKVQAHQEELKQMLQKQVELMKEKQKINNN; encoded by the coding sequence ATGAAACTAAGAAAAATAATCCTACCTCTTTTTTTAGCTTTATCTTTATATGCAAATGAAGCTCATGATGAAGCAGAAAAAATAATTACATTAATAAATAAAAATAACAATTATGACAAAATTGTAGAACAGTTATTAAAAGTACAAATGCAAATAAAACCACAACTTAGACCTTTTGAAAATGTACTAAGAGAATTTTTTGCAAAATATATAAATTTTAATTCAATAAAAGAGGATCTTATCTCTTTATATACAAATAGATTTACAGCAGATGAGTTAAAAGAAATTAGAAAATTTTACGAATCGCCAGTTGGTAAAAAAACAATAACAGAACTTCCAAAAATTACATATGAGAGTAATCAAATAGGAATAAGAAAAGTACAAGCACACCAAGAAGAATTAAAACAAATGTTACAAAAACAAGTTGAATTAATGAAAGAAAAACAAAAAATCAATAACAATTAA
- a CDS encoding diguanylate cyclase: MKKKNLIITFIIAIIAVFSLAVLKYTQDSKDEYVKLHKTLLLKEARTLYSNMINVRSWAALHGGVYVKDNGILKPNPYLADNIEYTKNNELLIRVNPAWMTRQVSEISNKKEKYYFRITSLTPINPHNYPDKFEKEALTYLINNKNKDFYTKFSNNKYNFMGTLRVEKACLQCHIKQGLKINDVIGGLRVTLPIDTYEKSIELIESKTDNIYFIIIFTSLSFIALIVFTINSIFKKNKDIRILNSTLERKVQRRTKELRELNKKLLKTAVTDYLTKIPNRRYFFEVGEKTFFLAKREKTNFCMVCLDIDFFKNINDKYGHHAGDIILKKIANILNTHTRESDILARTGGEEFSIVLNNTNIDGALKFAEKIRDAIANTKIIYEDVIIKVTVSAGVSCIKNDDTFQTILNRADSALYLAKENGRNIVICS, encoded by the coding sequence ATGAAGAAAAAGAATTTAATTATAACTTTTATTATTGCTATAATTGCAGTATTTTCTTTAGCGGTTTTAAAATATACACAAGACTCAAAAGATGAATATGTTAAACTACATAAAACATTACTACTAAAAGAAGCTAGAACTTTATATTCAAATATGATAAATGTACGTTCTTGGGCAGCTTTACATGGTGGAGTATATGTAAAAGATAATGGAATATTAAAACCAAATCCATATTTAGCAGACAATATAGAATATACTAAAAATAATGAACTTTTAATTAGAGTAAATCCAGCATGGATGACAAGACAAGTTTCAGAAATATCAAATAAAAAAGAAAAATATTATTTTAGAATCACTAGTTTAACTCCAATAAATCCACACAATTATCCAGATAAATTCGAAAAAGAGGCTTTAACTTATCTCATAAATAATAAAAATAAAGACTTTTATACAAAATTTTCAAATAACAAATATAACTTTATGGGAACACTAAGAGTAGAAAAAGCCTGTTTACAATGCCATATAAAACAAGGACTCAAAATAAATGATGTTATAGGAGGATTAAGAGTTACTCTTCCTATTGATACATATGAAAAAAGTATTGAACTAATTGAATCAAAAACAGATAATATCTATTTTATTATCATCTTTACTTCTTTATCATTTATTGCACTTATTGTTTTTACAATTAACTCTATTTTTAAGAAGAATAAAGATATAAGAATTTTAAACTCAACACTTGAAAGAAAAGTACAAAGAAGAACAAAAGAACTTAGAGAATTAAATAAAAAATTACTAAAAACTGCTGTAACTGATTATTTAACAAAAATACCAAATCGGAGATATTTTTTTGAGGTTGGAGAAAAAACATTTTTCTTAGCAAAAAGAGAAAAAACTAATTTTTGTATGGTTTGTTTAGATATTGATTTTTTCAAAAATATAAATGACAAATATGGACACCATGCAGGAGATATTATACTAAAGAAAATAGCAAATATTTTAAATACTCATACAAGAGAATCAGATATTTTAGCAAGAACAGGAGGAGAAGAGTTTTCAATTGTATTAAATAATACAAATATTGATGGAGCATTAAAATTTGCAGAAAAAATAAGAGATGCAATTGCAAATACAAAAATTATATATGAAGATGTAATTATAAAAGTAACAGTAAGTGCTGGAGTTTCGTGTATAAAAAATGATGATACTTTTCAAACTATTTTAAATAGAGCTGATTCAGCACTATATTTAGCCAAAGAAAATGGTAGAAATATAGTTATATGTTCTTAA
- a CDS encoding choline/ethanolamine kinase family protein: MLDKNQIKNISFFKNKNILNIEKLKIQGLCNINYKICTKNQSYILRVFKSNKSVNISRNFEYKVQKKAFYKKVSSKVYYFDLKNGFLINKFIKGMHKYNLKNKDLKALIKVVKKIHNLNIKSKTYDFFKDLKHYSKNLKDLQSKKALKKLKKELIYLSNFDKNLALCHHDLNVKNIIFTKKDKVKIIDWEYAGVNDIYFDLATICSEYKLNKTREKLLLKYYFNTYSKRKHKKLLSYKKVYNLLCFLWLNDNL; the protein is encoded by the coding sequence ATGCTAGATAAAAATCAAATAAAAAATATCTCTTTTTTCAAAAATAAAAATATATTAAATATAGAAAAACTAAAAATCCAAGGTTTATGTAATATAAATTATAAAATCTGTACAAAAAATCAATCTTATATTTTAAGAGTTTTCAAATCAAATAAAAGTGTAAATATTAGTAGAAATTTTGAATACAAAGTTCAAAAAAAAGCTTTTTATAAAAAAGTAAGTTCAAAAGTCTATTATTTCGATTTAAAAAACGGGTTTTTGATTAATAAATTTATAAAAGGTATGCACAAATATAATTTAAAAAATAAAGATTTAAAAGCTTTAATTAAAGTTGTAAAAAAAATACACAACCTAAATATAAAATCAAAAACTTATGATTTTTTTAAAGATTTAAAACATTACAGTAAAAACTTAAAAGATTTACAAAGTAAAAAAGCATTAAAGAAATTAAAAAAAGAGTTAATCTATTTATCAAATTTTGATAAAAATCTTGCCTTATGTCATCATGATTTAAATGTTAAGAATATAATTTTTACGAAAAAAGACAAAGTAAAAATTATTGATTGGGAGTATGCTGGTGTTAATGATATATATTTTGACTTAGCAACAATTTGTTCAGAATATAAACTAAATAAAACAAGAGAAAAACTACTTTTAAAATACTATTTCAATACATATTCCAAAAGAAAGCATAAGAAGCTATTAAGCTATAAAAAAGTATATAATTTATTATGTTTTCTATGGTTAAACGATAATTTATAA
- the pnuC gene encoding nicotinamide mononucleotide transporter family protein, protein MLLSILYLILAIKQSLWCWPAAFISTSIYIILFFDADLLMDSFLNFYYLIMAIYGWYSWKFTNNINKKNELKVSSLSITKNTKDTFTLIIISLILGFFMKNYTTADYAYIDTFTTVFAIYSTYLLAKKVIENWIYWIIIDCISIYIYINKQFYLTAILFLIYTILAFIAYVQWKKEYIYAR, encoded by the coding sequence ATGCTTTTATCTATACTATATTTGATATTAGCAATAAAACAGAGTCTTTGGTGCTGGCCTGCTGCATTTATAAGTACATCTATTTATATAATACTATTTTTTGATGCTGATTTATTAATGGATTCATTTTTAAACTTTTATTATTTAATCATGGCTATTTATGGATGGTATTCTTGGAAATTTACAAATAATATAAACAAAAAAAATGAATTAAAAGTTTCTTCATTATCCATAACTAAAAATACAAAAGATACATTTACTCTTATAATAATATCTTTAATTTTAGGTTTTTTTATGAAAAATTATACAACTGCTGATTATGCATATATTGATACTTTTACAACTGTTTTTGCGATATATTCAACATATTTATTGGCAAAAAAAGTAATAGAAAATTGGATTTATTGGATAATTATTGACTGCATTTCTATATATATTTATATAAACAAACAATTCTATTTAACTGCTATTTTATTTTTAATATACACAATATTAGCTTTTATTGCATATGTTCAGTGGAAAAAGGAATACATATATGCTAGATAA